A stretch of the candidate division WOR-3 bacterium genome encodes the following:
- a CDS encoding DJ-1/PfpI family protein, with product MKRNFRILTLALIFSALTAEPLLPDNVKALFLMPEYYGANYNLIRNSIEEMGWEIVLCAVDDTVAACTWSTSLGGYPIPVDLTTAEITDVSEYDCLLIMPASYWISDPYGEIIDDSVSILLIQEAFSDSIPVAAWCAGVRVMAVAGIISGKDVTGHSSFSHEYTAAGANYLGPDLPPVVDGNIITCTRGQYYMLQAVIALSRMTEKYMQY from the coding sequence ATGAAACGAAATTTTAGAATTTTAACGCTTGCTCTGATTTTTTCTGCTCTGACAGCAGAACCGCTTTTACCTGACAATGTGAAAGCTCTTTTTCTGATGCCTGAATATTACGGAGCCAATTACAACCTGATACGAAATTCAATAGAAGAGATGGGATGGGAAATTGTGCTTTGCGCCGTTGACGACACTGTTGCCGCATGCACGTGGTCAACTTCGCTGGGCGGATATCCAATCCCTGTCGATCTGACGACAGCTGAAATCACAGACGTATCCGAATACGACTGTTTATTGATTATGCCCGCATCATACTGGATTTCAGATCCCTACGGGGAAATAATTGACGATTCCGTTTCTATTCTTCTCATACAGGAAGCTTTTTCCGACAGCATACCGGTCGCCGCATGGTGCGCTGGGGTGAGAGTGATGGCGGTGGCCGGTATAATCAGCGGAAAAGATGTCACCGGTCATTCAAGTTTTTCTCACGAATATACCGCAGCCGGAGCCAACTATCTCGGACCTGATCTTCCTCCGGTTGTGGACGGCAATATAATCACTTGCACAAGAGGCCAATATTATATGCTACAGGCAGTAATCGCTTTATCAAGGATGACAGAAAAATACATGCAGTATTAA
- a CDS encoding ABC transporter ATP-binding protein — MKSGGPYLRFLKTSLRYWPKILLGTFLMTVFVILSGLSIGMLYPIAQKILIVQQDAVYEESPMMPQISKMLAGSLEELKDKGIEAFFSSLKSNLDEFLKNNSPMKVLQAVIFVSFIIFLLKSIVDYFHRLIFADIEQSVIKLYQEMIFNHYSTMSMDFFQKHRIGELTARITSDVSLVGFTALGALIEIARNVLLVLFYLVIALAINFQLTLIALVFIPIMSFMSRWMTKKIKKYMSRTQDTWAKVNSKVQEIGTNIKVVLSFGTFEREKKSFSALTGALKRNNFKRIGIDSLTRPLSDFINMAVVLFLIWIGGKMIIEQTSGFSPAAFFVYLGAVLSLMHPVKVVVQKRNELQGALVGLERIYSILDVRASIEDSPVSVEKIDFTDEISFDSVCFSYVEGKSVLKDLSFCIKKGETAAIVGRSGVGKTTILELLMRFYDPSSGTISIDGTDIRKIKISSLRKLIGSVSQEVLLFYDTVENNIAYAKEDAAPDDIEKASKIANADEFIKELPDGYKTIVGERGTHISGGQRQRIAIARAVLQNPKILLFDEATSSLDNESERKVQDSIDSLLKDRTAIIVAHRLTTVKNVRKIFVIEQGKLAESGTHEELYGKKGVYRQLYDSHELFES, encoded by the coding sequence ATGAAATCCGGCGGTCCTTATTTACGATTTCTCAAAACTTCACTGAGATACTGGCCGAAAATACTGCTCGGTACGTTCTTGATGACTGTTTTTGTCATTTTGTCCGGTTTGTCAATCGGCATGCTTTATCCGATAGCTCAAAAAATACTGATTGTTCAGCAGGACGCTGTTTATGAGGAATCACCCATGATGCCTCAGATATCAAAAATGCTCGCCGGATCTTTGGAGGAGCTGAAGGACAAAGGAATAGAAGCGTTTTTTTCCAGTCTCAAAAGCAATCTTGACGAGTTTCTCAAAAATAATTCTCCGATGAAAGTACTTCAGGCTGTCATTTTCGTTTCATTTATTATCTTTCTTCTGAAATCAATCGTCGATTATTTTCACAGACTAATTTTTGCCGACATCGAACAGAGCGTCATAAAACTGTATCAGGAGATGATATTCAATCATTATTCGACGATGTCTATGGATTTTTTTCAAAAACACAGAATAGGAGAATTGACAGCAAGAATAACTTCCGACGTCAGCCTCGTCGGTTTCACTGCCCTGGGCGCTCTGATAGAGATCGCGAGAAATGTATTGCTCGTTCTGTTTTATCTCGTCATTGCCCTGGCGATTAATTTTCAACTCACTCTCATAGCTCTCGTATTTATTCCGATTATGTCTTTTATGTCGAGATGGATGACAAAAAAAATAAAAAAATACATGAGCAGAACACAGGACACCTGGGCCAAGGTCAATTCCAAGGTTCAGGAAATCGGGACAAACATAAAAGTCGTGCTTTCGTTTGGAACTTTCGAAAGGGAAAAAAAATCGTTCTCAGCTCTGACGGGGGCTCTCAAAAGGAATAATTTCAAGAGGATCGGAATTGATTCCCTGACGAGACCTCTGAGCGATTTCATAAACATGGCGGTGGTTCTGTTCCTGATATGGATAGGCGGAAAAATGATAATAGAGCAGACTTCGGGATTTTCTCCGGCCGCTTTTTTCGTCTACCTCGGCGCCGTGCTGTCTTTGATGCATCCGGTAAAAGTAGTAGTGCAAAAGCGTAACGAACTTCAGGGAGCTCTCGTCGGCCTCGAAAGGATTTATTCGATACTCGACGTTAGAGCCAGTATTGAAGATTCGCCTGTATCAGTCGAAAAAATAGATTTTACTGACGAAATTTCATTTGACAGTGTCTGCTTTTCCTACGTGGAAGGCAAAAGTGTTTTGAAAGACCTGTCTTTCTGTATTAAAAAAGGCGAGACAGCCGCCATTGTCGGAAGGAGCGGGGTCGGAAAAACGACAATACTGGAACTTCTGATGAGGTTTTATGATCCATCCTCGGGCACAATAAGCATTGACGGAACGGACATCAGAAAAATTAAAATATCGTCGCTGAGAAAACTGATAGGGTCGGTGAGTCAGGAGGTTTTGCTGTTTTACGACACTGTTGAAAACAATATCGCTTACGCAAAAGAGGATGCCGCACCTGACGATATAGAAAAAGCTTCCAAAATCGCGAACGCCGACGAGTTCATTAAAGAATTACCTGACGGATACAAGACGATCGTCGGTGAAAGAGGGACTCACATTTCCGGTGGGCAAAGACAGAGAATTGCAATAGCGAGAGCTGTCCTTCAGAACCCCAAAATATTGTTATTTGACGAAGCTACAAGTTCTTTAGACAACGAATCCGAGAGAAAAGTCCAGGATTCTATTGACAGTCTGCTGAAGGACAGGACCGCGATAATAGTGGCTCACAGACTGACGACGGTCAAAAATGTCCGGAAGATATTCGTGATTGAACAGGGAAAACTGGCTGAAAGCGGCACTCACGAAGAATTATACGGTAAAAAAGGAGTTTACAGACAGCTTTACGACAGCCACGAACTGTTCGAATCGTGA
- the thiC gene encoding phosphomethylpyrimidine synthase ThiC, with protein sequence MTQLECARKGERSPELIMACRQEGLDEVLMSGHIAEGFAVLPKNRLHEIKSPKIIGKDCPVKVNVNIGTSKGYSSSEDEMKKADLAFKYGTDAIMILSTWGDLRQMRRELVGASPVPVGSVPIYDAAVKAFKENKKVIDFSEKDFLDMVVMHAEDGIDFMTIHVGITRDVLKKINNSKRILKVVSRGGAIVSGWMISNGRENPFYRNFDEILSIAKEYDVTLSLGDGMRPGAVADGTDPQQIEELFVLGELVERSRAAGVQVMVEGPGHLYLDQIEMNVKLAKRLTFEAPFFVLGPLVTDCAPGYDHIVGAIGGAVAACHGADFLCYVTPSEHVCLPDIEDVKQGLIISKIAAQAANSSRGYKRAVEREIEMARSRKVFDWEKQYSLSVDTGEKARSLRERRPYDGEGCSMCGPFCAIKILEDSFQKKIEN encoded by the coding sequence TTGACTCAGTTAGAATGCGCGAGAAAGGGAGAAAGAAGCCCCGAATTAATTATGGCGTGCAGGCAGGAAGGCCTCGATGAAGTTTTAATGTCGGGGCACATCGCCGAAGGTTTCGCGGTACTTCCTAAAAACAGACTTCACGAAATAAAGTCGCCAAAAATCATAGGAAAAGACTGTCCTGTAAAGGTGAACGTCAATATAGGCACTTCGAAGGGTTATTCTTCTTCCGAGGACGAGATGAAGAAAGCAGACCTCGCTTTTAAATACGGAACAGACGCTATAATGATACTTTCGACTTGGGGCGATTTGAGGCAAATGAGAAGGGAATTGGTAGGAGCGAGCCCGGTGCCCGTCGGATCGGTACCCATTTACGACGCCGCTGTAAAAGCTTTCAAAGAAAACAAAAAAGTCATAGATTTCTCTGAGAAGGATTTTCTCGACATGGTAGTCATGCATGCCGAGGACGGCATTGATTTTATGACGATTCACGTCGGAATAACAAGAGACGTATTAAAAAAGATAAACAATTCAAAAAGGATTCTGAAAGTCGTCAGCAGGGGAGGAGCGATAGTTTCGGGCTGGATGATCTCAAACGGCAGGGAAAACCCTTTCTACAGGAATTTTGACGAAATTCTTTCAATAGCAAAAGAATACGACGTGACTCTCAGCCTCGGAGACGGTATGCGGCCGGGCGCAGTGGCCGACGGCACTGACCCCCAGCAAATTGAAGAACTTTTTGTTTTGGGTGAACTTGTCGAAAGATCTAGAGCGGCGGGGGTTCAGGTCATGGTGGAGGGTCCGGGGCATCTTTATCTCGATCAGATAGAGATGAACGTCAAACTGGCGAAAAGACTGACATTCGAAGCCCCCTTTTTCGTTCTGGGGCCGCTCGTCACTGACTGCGCGCCGGGTTACGATCACATAGTCGGAGCGATAGGCGGAGCTGTGGCGGCTTGTCACGGCGCGGATTTTCTCTGTTACGTAACCCCTTCCGAGCACGTTTGCCTTCCCGACATTGAAGATGTAAAACAGGGGTTGATTATTTCAAAAATTGCCGCGCAGGCGGCCAACTCTTCGAGAGGTTACAAAAGAGCCGTCGAAAGGGAAATCGAGATGGCCAGATCGAGAAAAGTGTTCGATTGGGAGAAGCAGTATTCTCTATCGGTCGACACAGGTGAAAAAGCGAGATCTCTCAGAGAGAGAAGACCTTACGATGGAGAAGGATGCTCCATGTGCGGACCCTTTTGCGCGATAAAAATATTGGAAGATTCCTTTCAGAAAAAGATAGAAAACTAA
- the ftsY gene encoding signal recognition particle-docking protein FtsY: MNFWEKITKSASEKGASLTKGLKRLIRTGGKFDEEEIVRLEESLILSDMGTELASKLIEIAKSAPSDMLEERIKSELVKRLKIPKKPEADSSPKVIMIVGVNGTGKTTSAAKLGRLYAREGKKVILAAADTYRAAGVLQLEMWAEKLGIECVSGQEGGDSAAVVHDAVDAAISRKKDVLIIDTAGRLHTKINLMNELSKIGKVVKKNNPDYPNETLIVMDATTGQNSITQARIFSEFAPLTGIILTKYDGTAKGGCVFPIVEQMKIPVLYLGVGESEEDFEIFDPEKFAGALLQ; encoded by the coding sequence ATGAATTTCTGGGAGAAGATAACTAAATCGGCGTCCGAGAAGGGCGCCTCTCTGACGAAAGGGCTGAAGAGACTGATCCGGACGGGCGGAAAATTCGACGAAGAGGAAATCGTCCGCCTTGAGGAATCTTTGATACTTTCCGACATGGGCACGGAACTGGCTTCAAAACTCATTGAAATCGCGAAATCCGCCCCTTCGGATATGCTGGAAGAAAGAATTAAATCCGAACTCGTAAAAAGACTCAAAATCCCGAAAAAGCCGGAAGCGGATTCTTCTCCCAAAGTCATAATGATCGTGGGAGTCAACGGGACAGGCAAGACAACGAGCGCGGCGAAACTCGGCAGACTGTACGCAAGGGAAGGGAAAAAGGTGATTTTAGCTGCGGCCGACACGTACAGGGCGGCGGGTGTTCTCCAGCTGGAAATGTGGGCGGAAAAACTGGGAATCGAATGTGTCAGCGGGCAGGAAGGCGGTGATTCTGCGGCGGTTGTTCACGACGCGGTCGACGCGGCAATATCGAGAAAAAAAGATGTCCTTATAATAGACACGGCGGGAAGATTGCACACAAAAATAAATCTGATGAACGAATTGTCAAAAATAGGCAAAGTTGTCAAAAAGAACAATCCGGATTACCCGAACGAAACTCTCATAGTCATGGACGCGACTACGGGTCAGAATTCGATTACTCAGGCGAGAATATTTTCTGAATTTGCTCCCCTGACCGGCATCATCCTGACAAAATACGACGGAACGGCAAAAGGCGGGTGCGTGTTCCCCATTGTCGAACAAATGAAGATACCGGTCCTTTATCTGGGAGTCGGCGAGTCGGAAGAGGATTTCGAGATATTTGACCCGGAAAAATTTGCCGGGGCTCTTCTGCAATGA
- the smc gene encoding chromosome segregation protein SMC — MRLKRIDIFGFKSFADRVSIDFDDGITGIVGPNGCGKSNLIEAVRWALGEQNSRLIRAVKMEEVIFNGTVERPPLAFSEIDLTFEAKGETPSPLGFHEITFKRRVKRDGFCEYFINQTPCLLRDIIDTLRNIGITSRSYSLFSIDAIKRILDDDSQVRRDMFAEVSGIAKYQAQKSVTMSRLKDTEADILRLQDKIDEVNTNLTMLKKDLKKANHYKNLKNQFESKLLLFSRRKRDEIRKSEIEIAEAINKSVIKRSQIEENARLLGEEADSLWSAEEKTVKELSVRKEKFDMDLSVYSQMNAELLGKKQELKYLTGKIEEHEKELTSMEELVPALNETAREMERKFDELSADEETKKNEKTQILSSLEKEKSLIEKLKNNLGNESEKRDEAVREDNFLQKEISALSEKKTLKTGLIRKLGEAKENRKIEKEEAEEKYGACEESISRLDSEQSNLEVSMSHLQEKSSVLNSERESLSSLSSSHQNDLASCESELSLLSEQQKDLEGYDEATKYLLKNCGLSTLNDSLEVEKGYEIAVEIALGSALGAVIVEQDQLKTRVEELERESMGKGWFLVKKTGLEVFSEKTPDGLDPLSSHVKADDPSVKDFAERLLTGWFVVSGGDVVETAGKHPSLNAVSLDGHSVRRGVLYSMGSQKPKIIGRKERIEELTKIKENLKNRIGETEERREINRRELDETIKNLGEKADVLKMAVGKKATLHTEIKNLNYKLSVIEKTDEEESKEEKSLNEELGEIEESLREKNRRQAKLLVELENIAAQIESVRSELQETEKKIEPSLALLSEIESETARLGERKKALAEKIGEKRAEALGAAVRIEELEKILTEEKETAKEEESRVLSIEEKSREKSAAIENSKKEIETLQASIETTRQNIRNTEEKNRELEKTKTELMDIAQTYNVKMADLKGELNSITGELEAVFGFGPEKLDEVEPSEDEITKDDIFRIKSRLMSMGSVNENAEEEYAEILERFNFLGAQKDDLENTKKGLKDTINSIDKIAREKFLETFEAVRANFKNIFSVLFNSKEESGADFLADLQLETEKDPLESDIKVLAVPPGKKLSTTRLLSTGEQSFTALSLLYALHQMRLSPLVVLDEVDAPLDDSNVEIFIRFLKTIALESQVVLVTHNRRTMEFCQGLYGITMEEKGVSSVVSVNLEKIDEFLGEDN, encoded by the coding sequence ATGAGACTTAAACGGATTGATATTTTCGGATTCAAATCTTTCGCTGACAGAGTGTCTATAGATTTCGACGACGGCATAACAGGCATTGTCGGGCCTAACGGCTGCGGCAAATCCAATCTTATCGAAGCCGTCAGATGGGCGCTGGGAGAACAAAACAGCAGGCTTATAAGAGCCGTCAAGATGGAAGAAGTCATCTTCAACGGTACGGTGGAAAGGCCGCCGCTGGCTTTTTCAGAGATAGACCTCACTTTCGAGGCAAAAGGGGAAACGCCTTCACCGCTCGGTTTTCACGAAATCACTTTCAAAAGAAGGGTAAAAAGAGACGGATTCTGCGAATATTTCATAAACCAGACTCCATGTCTTCTGCGCGACATAATAGACACTCTGAGGAACATAGGAATCACGAGCAGGAGCTATTCGCTGTTTTCCATTGACGCTATCAAAAGGATACTCGACGACGACTCTCAGGTGCGCAGGGACATGTTCGCCGAGGTTTCCGGGATAGCCAAATACCAGGCTCAAAAAAGCGTAACGATGTCGAGACTTAAAGACACTGAAGCAGACATACTGCGACTTCAGGATAAAATTGACGAAGTGAACACAAATCTGACAATGCTCAAAAAAGACCTGAAAAAGGCGAATCACTACAAAAACCTGAAAAATCAGTTCGAGTCGAAGCTTCTTTTGTTTTCCAGGAGAAAGAGAGACGAAATACGCAAATCGGAAATCGAGATCGCCGAGGCGATAAACAAAAGCGTAATAAAGCGTTCTCAGATCGAAGAAAACGCGCGATTACTCGGCGAAGAAGCTGATTCTCTCTGGTCGGCTGAGGAAAAAACAGTTAAAGAACTGTCAGTCAGGAAAGAAAAATTTGACATGGACCTTTCAGTTTATTCGCAGATGAACGCCGAACTGCTCGGGAAAAAACAGGAACTGAAATATTTGACGGGAAAGATTGAGGAACACGAAAAAGAACTTACTTCTATGGAAGAACTTGTTCCGGCTCTGAACGAAACAGCCCGGGAGATGGAGAGAAAATTTGACGAGTTGTCGGCTGACGAAGAAACAAAAAAGAACGAGAAAACGCAGATTCTTTCATCTCTCGAAAAAGAAAAATCTCTTATAGAAAAACTGAAAAACAATCTCGGAAATGAATCGGAAAAAAGGGACGAAGCCGTGCGCGAAGATAATTTCCTTCAAAAGGAAATTTCGGCGCTTTCGGAAAAAAAGACCCTGAAAACAGGACTGATCAGAAAACTCGGCGAAGCCAAAGAAAACAGGAAAATAGAGAAGGAGGAAGCCGAAGAGAAGTACGGGGCCTGCGAAGAATCCATTTCGAGGCTCGATTCGGAGCAGTCGAATCTTGAAGTTTCGATGTCCCATCTTCAGGAAAAAAGCTCTGTTTTGAATTCCGAGAGGGAGTCGCTTTCTTCTTTATCTTCTTCGCATCAGAACGACCTGGCTTCCTGCGAATCTGAATTGTCACTGCTGTCGGAACAGCAGAAAGACCTTGAAGGATATGACGAAGCGACAAAATATCTTTTGAAAAACTGCGGACTGAGCACTCTGAACGATTCTCTGGAAGTTGAAAAAGGATACGAAATTGCGGTCGAGATTGCCCTCGGTTCGGCGCTCGGCGCAGTTATTGTCGAACAGGATCAGCTGAAAACCCGGGTTGAGGAACTTGAACGGGAGAGTATGGGGAAGGGGTGGTTTCTTGTAAAAAAAACCGGTTTGGAAGTGTTTTCGGAAAAAACGCCTGATGGTCTTGATCCCTTGTCGTCTCACGTAAAAGCCGACGATCCTTCCGTCAAGGACTTTGCCGAGAGACTTCTTACGGGATGGTTCGTCGTGTCCGGCGGAGACGTCGTAGAGACAGCCGGAAAACACCCTTCGCTGAACGCCGTCAGCCTTGACGGTCATTCTGTAAGAAGAGGTGTCCTGTATTCGATGGGGAGCCAGAAGCCGAAAATCATAGGCAGAAAAGAGAGAATTGAAGAGCTCACGAAAATAAAGGAAAATTTGAAAAACAGGATTGGCGAAACCGAAGAGAGAAGGGAAATAAACAGAAGGGAACTTGATGAGACAATAAAAAATCTCGGAGAAAAAGCCGACGTCCTGAAGATGGCGGTGGGCAAAAAAGCGACTCTGCACACGGAGATAAAGAATCTGAATTACAAGCTGAGTGTCATTGAAAAGACTGACGAAGAAGAGTCGAAGGAAGAGAAATCGCTCAATGAGGAGCTCGGAGAAATAGAAGAATCACTGCGCGAAAAAAACAGAAGACAGGCAAAACTGCTCGTCGAGCTGGAAAACATCGCGGCTCAGATAGAATCCGTGAGATCAGAACTTCAGGAAACGGAAAAGAAAATCGAACCTTCTCTTGCGCTGTTATCCGAGATCGAATCTGAAACCGCGAGACTTGGTGAGAGAAAAAAAGCTCTCGCTGAAAAGATCGGCGAAAAAAGAGCGGAAGCTCTCGGGGCCGCCGTCAGAATAGAAGAACTTGAAAAAATATTGACCGAAGAAAAAGAAACGGCAAAAGAAGAGGAATCCCGGGTATTGTCTATCGAGGAAAAAAGCAGGGAGAAATCCGCGGCCATTGAAAATTCAAAAAAGGAAATAGAAACACTTCAGGCGTCAATAGAGACGACGAGGCAAAACATAAGGAACACCGAGGAAAAAAACAGAGAACTTGAAAAAACAAAAACGGAACTGATGGACATTGCCCAGACTTATAACGTGAAAATGGCGGACCTGAAGGGAGAATTGAACAGTATAACGGGAGAACTTGAGGCCGTGTTCGGCTTCGGTCCCGAGAAACTCGACGAGGTTGAGCCCTCTGAAGATGAAATCACGAAAGATGACATTTTTAGAATTAAATCGAGATTGATGTCAATGGGCTCCGTGAACGAAAACGCGGAAGAAGAATACGCGGAAATACTGGAAAGATTCAATTTTCTCGGAGCTCAGAAAGACGATCTCGAGAACACGAAAAAAGGCCTCAAAGACACTATTAATTCAATAGACAAGATCGCGAGAGAGAAATTTCTTGAGACTTTCGAAGCTGTCAGAGCCAATTTCAAGAACATATTTTCAGTTCTCTTCAACTCGAAAGAAGAAAGCGGAGCTGATTTTCTGGCCGATCTTCAGCTCGAAACCGAAAAAGACCCTCTCGAATCAGACATAAAAGTACTCGCAGTGCCGCCGGGAAAGAAACTGAGCACGACCCGTTTGCTTTCGACCGGCGAACAGTCTTTTACCGCCCTGAGCTTGCTTTACGCGCTACATCAGATGAGACTTTCTCCCCTCGTTGTCCTCGACGAAGTGGACGCTCCCCTTGACGATTCGAACGTGGAGATATTCATAAGGTTTTTGAAGACCATAGCACTCGAATCACAAGTGGTCCTCGTCACCCACAACAGAAGGACCATGGAGTTCTGCCAGGGATTATACGGAATCACGATGGAAGAGAAAGGAGTCAGTTCTGTAGTGTCCGTCAACCTCGAAAAGATAGATGAATTTCTGGGAGAAGATAACTAA